A window of Salvia splendens isolate huo1 chromosome 8, SspV2, whole genome shotgun sequence genomic DNA:
CTTCTCCCATCCCGCCACCCACAACGCATCTCACGTTGGTCCCATTTTATCGGGACGTGATGCATTGATGGTCTTATATGATGGTGAACGCATATAGAAGAACGCATAATTTTTATTGTGCAATGGAGCTTTTAAACTTTTTGAATTATACATATGTGTAATGTGGGTATAATGTTTTCGAAACGCAATAATATACACTTTCTTCATCCATTACTAATAGTTGTATTTATTGATCGTATGTTACAATAGTTTATACTATTAAATGTAAATTTATAACATAGAAAATAGAGAGTTTACTTGAATTACCAAATAAGAAAGTGATGAATTATGTTACCAAAACTAGAATGgcattaatttttgttaatatCTCAAAATTGAAGAACGGGATCATTGATTGACATAAAATGTGTATATATTTGGTCAAAATTACTTTCCTTTATTgtgcttttttttttcaaaacgcACGAATTGATAAATTTCATTCATTGAATGGAGTAATATTTGACATCTCACCAACAAATATTCAAAGAGAAACGTTTAATTGACATTAACTTTATCGTTAAAGCATAGtaatactttttttaatgtgtAAATTACACTTTGTTTCTCGATTTATGAAATAGaacaaatgtttttattttcatattctaGTATCTAATTAAGTATTGAGGCTCATATTTTTGTAGGACTCACTTTAGTCTCTTTTGAAAGAATCCACTTATTTCGCATACTTTTGTCTAGAATTTGTAGATATATTCAATAAAGAAAAAGTTTGGGTATATCAGTTCGATAAAGTTCTCCAAAAAACACTAggataatatatttttagtaaaattcAGACCAGTCTTACAAATTTTCCAGTTGTATTTTCAAATCGAGaaacatattaaaatttaataattttttacacattgaattatactccatatattattAGTAAATATCATTATaagattaattaatatatacatattctataaagaaaataaaaaatattaatgtatGAGATCAATAATTTATCATTATCATAGTATATATTgatcaaatttaataattttctgCCAAATCTATTATTATCTTTTATCATACTATCAAACATCTATTTTACACATACTATGAGTAGTAGGGGAGTACTATTTTCAATTAAATTCGCTAATTTCCAAATTAATGtctgaattttaatttatattattaaaattgaaattaaattggGTAAAGGGTAATTATAATTTCTAATTGCTAATACTTATATTAGTTctaatttttaaagtttaagtaATTAAATATTAGAATTAATGGTATTTACAAACCCAAATGGAGTATGAAATACCCAACTCCTACTCTCGCCTGCGcctccctccgccgccgcctcttcctcctcctctcccaGCGCCGCCGCCCTCTACTGCCCAGCTCTCctcaaattgaaattgaaatcggGACCggatacccgagtcgggtaCCCGGGTATCCGAAATCAAAATCGGATCGGGTATCGTCTACTTAGATTTGGGGAAATTCGACAGGCCTTAATCACTCTTCTCTCCCACTAACCCTCGGCCACCTCCGGTCTAGCTGTATCCGCCTCCGGCAACCTCTCCGGCGAAATTCACGAAGAAACTTGTGGTTTCTAGCTTTGTTTATGGTTGAATTTGAGATTATCCCCTGTTTTGTGCGGTGCATCATGTGATAAACTGCACACAGAAGGTAATATTTCTtctaattttcattttctgGTCAAAATCAATGCAGTAGTTATATTTCCCTGCTTGATTTGGCTTTTGTAATTCGGAATTTATGTCGAAACTTCAATTATCGTGTTGCTATAATGTGCATTGGAAATGGATTAGGGAAACGAATAATTGGATAGCTGAAAGATTTGATCGCTGAATTAACAAAGCTTGTAAATACCATGAGTTTGTTCCAAATTTGATAGCTGAATTTGCTAAGCTTGTTAATActatgagttaatggaatgttcTTCACTCAAAGGTCTTCTTTTTAGGAACTTAGCAGCAGTTAAAATTGTTCCTCGTTAGCATTTAAGCGTTAACGAGATAGCGATTTTCCCTAGAGGATTACGAATGCCTCTTCTGTATGCTGATTGATTACTGAAGTACAAGTTACATTCCTTGAGTAGAAGCTCGGTTTGCTTTGCAGTTTACGGATTCATTGTTATTTGATATGCCAAACGGCGTCTCCCACCCCCTGCGTATGGTAGCTTCAGTTGCTGCTTCGCTTCTTGGTGGAGTTTTCGCTGCTGGTTTTCTGTCCTCTTCAGTCTTCGAACGCTACACTTCATTTAAGAAGGTTAGAGTGCACTGTGTTGGATAAGTAACTTGGTGTAGTTTTTATGGTGAAGTATATATGTCTTTGTCGTTTTTGCGTTTTCTTTACACTGCTTCGCTTTCGGTTCAGGTTAAGACCAGTGCAGCTCAAGGAATCATGTTTAGCTATTATGTACACTTATGGCTGTTTAATGTAGGTTGCTTTTGCAGAAAAAATATGGGCGGCCGTGTCGGAGCTGTAAAGCACTTGGCTACTACGCGTGTAAGACGTGTAAAGGGTGTGGCACTATAAATTGGTCTCCACTCTATGATCCAATCTTCATAAACCCTTGTGTCTGTCCAACCTGTGATGGATTCAAGTGAGTtatttcttcttcaaaaatgTCTTGTCGTGtaagaaataatttttttaaggtTATCGTTCTTATTGTAGGGTCCAACGCTGTCTTAACTGCTTGGGATACGGCTCTGCATAAGTTTTCAATATCATGGTGCTAGTAAGATTGGATCTTCTCAATCTTGTTGAAATCGGAATTGACTGTTTTTGCTAATCAGAAGCCACACTTACACACACACCACGAGCTAGGAATTCGTCATGTTTACCTTCGAAATGTTTACAACATGGAGTAGATGCTTAGGTAAATGTTCACCTGGAACCATGAAACATGGCTGTTATAATCATATCAATAACCTTAGATAGCTAGTGAATTTTTGCATATGTTGTTAAAGATGAACCATTGTGGTTTTGCTGTGATTTTTGGTTATGAATATGTTCACATTGATAGAAATATGTAGCACTTCAATATTTGAGTAAGTGATTAATTTATAGTCTGTATTTTGGAACATTGGCTAGTTAAACAATATTTTATCTTGTCATTGTAAGTTTTATATTGAAATTGTGGTAATTCAATAATTTTGATTGTTGTTCATAGAATAGTTAATTAACTTGGTGATGatagtgattttgttgttgtggcATTCTTGCTGAGACAAAAATCGATGGcattgtgtttttatttttgtagaaTTTATCCCTTTCAAATGcaaataaaatacatataaaatCGGAATCAATaacttactaattaaattattacaCTACACTAAAGCAAATGAATATGAGTACTAAAAAATTTGTAAGACTGCTGCGAGGGTAATACCGTCAATATGTCATATCAAAAGAAAGATATATGCTGTCACACATTAAATAGAGAGGAGGAGAAAAGAGTAATTTGAAGAGAGACATAAAATAGAAAGGAATTTAGGGAAATGAatcaataattgaaaaatggTTGGTGGTATAGCGAcgaataataataaaaacttCACCGACGAAATCACGAAACCATTGATTGGATagcccagcccagcccagcccGCCTGCCAATTCCACCGCCTGTcacttttattaatattttcggataaatatttcattttatcttgTAATAATTTGTTACGTTTAAATATGTCCAAAACATGGAATGAAATTAATTACATTAGAGTTTTTGAAACCTATAATTCTTCTTGTGTCAATTGTTCCTTGATCGTCCAATCAATTACGAAATTGAATTCACTGACGTCCAATCGGCGTTTGTCTTTTCTGACTTCTCAGTGGTTATAGCTAATGGATAAGAGTTCAATGTCAttgaattacaaaattaatacaaCCTCGAAAATAAATGCACTGCTATAACACTTCTAAACTTAACTTTGATTTAGATTCTATGCTTCACCAATTTTCAAACTGATTTTAGATgtatttttctttcaaaatttTGGCTGTAAATTTCAGGTTTGATATTtataattgaaattgaaatattggGTGACGATTACAATTACATTAagattgatattttttatgaaataataACAATGGGACAAAATCGAGTATTCATGTTTTTGTTTCCACAATCCCTTTCATTCTAGGTTCAGGTAATGTTAGAAATTAACCATGCATCATCTTTGCATAGCCGTCGGATATCGAAGGAGGAAATGGATGGCTGAAGATGAGCTAAAGAGTGGTTAGTTTGTTGAAGGATGTTTGGAAGTTATCAACTAACATTCAGTTATGAAGTGGGAGCGTGAAGGAGCTGAGATCAAAGGGATCAAGCGCGCTGCGTAGCTCAGTATATAAGCATTATGCAGAGATCACAACACACACTTCATACGTGAGAATTCAAGAGAGTATCATCTTCTTCACTTGATTAGCTTTCGGTTGTAAAGTGAGATTAGAGGTGTTTAGAGTGTTAGATACTTGTGTTCTTGAGTTGTAATCTTCCACCACTTATTCATCAATAAAGAGTGAAACacccgtggacgtaggtttgTCAAAACCGAAACACGTAAAATCGCGTTGCATTGTTCTTCTTGTTCTTGATCAAACGTGCTCCAACTTATAACAGGTAAGCTCAGACGAAGGTTAGTTAAAAATACCCAGTCGCCCAAATTTGCTCCATGACTAAAATATATTTCAATAATGAAGTTGATGAagcaaaaatgacaaaatttaaCTGAATTAGGATTTTgcaatttaaatatttacttGTAATCACccttttttttatgatataGAATGGTGACATTGCatgattttataaaattaaggCGTCGTGTTTAGTTAAGtagtataattaaaaaaaaataactattGCTATCACCACTATGTTAATACGTATAATGATGGGTAGTTTAAATTTTAGTCCATTATACTATATTTTGCAATTTTCCCAATAACACACTCTCCGAAAATAGTTGGATGTTGGATGCAATTAAAGAAACACGTGTTGGACAATTTGGAAtcaatgatgataataataattaaattaatagtcttatttaatgttaaaaaa
This region includes:
- the LOC121743557 gene encoding uncharacterized protein LOC121743557, which gives rise to MPNGVSHPLRMVASVAASLLGGVFAAGFLSSSVFERYTSFKKKKYGRPCRSCKALGYYACKTCKGCGTINWSPLYDPIFINPCVCPTCDGFKVQRCLNCLGYGSA